In Gossypium hirsutum isolate 1008001.06 chromosome D01, Gossypium_hirsutum_v2.1, whole genome shotgun sequence, the genomic window CGACAAATACGTATCCCATCTCCATTCGGTTGATTTGTTGCTgccccattcttggcatcaaggtagccaacctatAGAACGTAGCTGAGAAGATAGATGAAATCAAAAGATGTCATGTTTTCATCAACACGGAGTTAATCCCCTCCGCCAAGTTAGTGGTCATATGACCATagcgaaagccctcgtcaaaactttgatcccattgccacggctccatgGTACCCAACCACTGTAAAAAAGATGTGTTCGTTTGAccttccatgtcactctcaagtcgagtcATTCTTTGTCGAAAAATGTGTGGTTCTAGCTCGTGCGCtgtgtatgtattaagaaaagataagttacagtctcgccttaaaacattaaaacatatattgaaaagataaggttatcatttactcattctcacaacttgtctccgccagtctgcattcttataatctcaaTGAAAGTTAGCTACGATGTGCCAGATGTAGTAAATGGATCTTTATGGCACATCGGAACACCTAATGGCAACAATTAATTatttccctctatcggagatgatgcaattattatcgttgctaataacatacctctgGAGGTTCGTAAAGAAGAATTCCATGATTCCATGTTCTTTTTATCTACGATGGCAAACGCTATTAGGAGCATGTTCTTGTTCCCATCTTGAGCAACCGAAAGAAGTATGATTTGTGTATATTTTTCGTATAGCCAGGTCTcatctacttgcacaaatggCTTGTAGTAGGGAAATGCGTCTACACATGGATCAACCGTCCAGAACATTCATTGGAAAATTATTTTTCCCAGTTGTAGTTAGTCATTCGAGCCGTAATAAATTTGTGTCTGTAACTCAATGAAAGTCCTCAGCACATACTCCTGCAGAGCAGTTATCCATCCCTGTAGCTCATTGTACGATGCATCGAAATCCCCGTACAATTGCTCAGTTGCCATATGTTTAGCTAAAAACGTCTTTCGGTATGATACTAGATACTAGAATCATACTTGAATTTCGGCAATCAGTACCAAAaatttaatggtcggcatgtcatttaccattggcatgatgcacgtacagatagttttagaatcaagttttcgatgatcttctgtcatacgtgttgacgtgcatgtgtgaggcccaacaaatttttgtATCTTTCATATTTGCGACTTCTAAATAAATGCGGCTCGTACCTGTTAATTGCAGCCTTATGTTGACTTCCAACACTCCTCAATATATAATGTCAGTTTAAACATAGTGACTTTGTAGTCCACTAATATATTCATGGTATACCGCTTAATGAAAAATATGCACTATTCCTTACTTTCAAATCTCTGGCCCAAGAACAACTCCTCAAGACTGGAATCTACGGCTAGCAAGTGGGCAGgtagtatttcagggtactccgaaAACTCGGCTGTATGCGCCATGTCGAGGTTTATGAGTGACATGTGTGCCCtaagattattgtgtatcacaatacgtcgAATCTGGTTCTGGACTGAAGATGCGTTAATGTTTCCATCGTCATTCACGCCTTCGTCGTCAAAGTCATCCGGGACCTCGTCCACATCaggatcactatcactatcgacctTGTGATCACAAGGATCACTACTATcgtatccatcatcaccaaccacatcaatatcgAGTGTAACATTAAGATCGATGTCGATCCCACATACAATCGATTGATTATCAACGTACGATATCGGAGCCACCATACACGGTGCATTTTGGTCACTCCGATTTCCACAATAAAAAGcaaccattgtctccacgtcttcaccgtctacaagttccattttgGCGAATTTGATGAGACCTGTCGAAATTGGAAAtttgtagaaaagtttcgagatccttctcccataacgtctaacaatttttgcactaattatttctttcatatcatcaaacgaaacatttctattaaatctcattgctatttgttggtgacattcaaatatacatccaacgGTTGTTGTCAAGAttactccatcgaaataaacacatacgaaaaactgattatccatcttcaatactcaatctgttaaaaaagaaataaaaattttcaaaacaatttcgaacaacaaaaaaaattacttatataaaaaatttaatgaataaaaagagaccaaaaatatatcaatatgcaaaatttttcattcataagcTCAGACTTTTTCAGTTCTCATTTTGCACATGAATAACATTTATCTTTACATTTAACCACTTAAATTCATTTCTACTTTTTCTTCCATCTCTGATTTTGTATCATCTCCTGGGAAATTctctatattaaaatttgaattctctttaaattcattttctacaatccaatttagaaattcctcaagatcttcttcttcttcttcaatcttCATAACAAgtattgaatttagaaattcttTTGGTAATCTCCTAACAACTAATTTATCCATCCATTGTATGTCAAACACATTTTGCTTATCAGTCAACTTTCGCGAACCTATACTTTATCTTGCTATTTTCCTTACTCCATAAGAGATTATAAACTTCACGAAATATATAACTAGATTCCAATAGGTTCGTGGTACCAATGTCTTCCAAAATTGGTCTAAAATGATTTGATACTCCCGTTCTATTAAGGTCCCTCTAAGGGTCAAGTGTTGTACTTTATTCTTTCTAATTAGTTTATGACCCTTCCATAACACTTCTTGCATCTTTTGATTTACGGTAATAAGGTGTTGAACGATGTCTTCTTCTTGTTTCATTCTGTAATCTTGCAAttctctcatcatcttatcaacttTCTCCATTTGTGCTAAAGTTATTATCTCATCAGGTAATATCAGTTTTATTACCATTTCTACCAATATCTatgatagaaaatatttttatttcgattttcagtatttatctatttttttctgGTGTTATCACTAACTAACAATTACTTTATAATACTTACTAGCAAAAcaactttcaaatatattaaaaaatattaaaacataacattcataacctaacaaatcacaataaaccctaaacaaataattaacctaaacacaaaacttactaacaaaaaaactttaaaactttaacataacattcataacctaacaaatcaataaacaaaataactttaaaacaaaacataaaactaACAATAAACAAACtatataatactaacaaaataatttattctcATCATAATCCAttctctttaaaaataaaaatacattttctttcttttttcttcttcattcatTCTTTCTTTATTCTTCCTCTCTTCTTCCTTatcttctgctattttttttaACCGACCTTTCTTCTTGAACTAGACGATTAAATAGGAGTGTAAATTTAATACACTGGTGCCGCCTATCAGATAGGGGTCACCAATGCCGCCTATCAGATAAGGGCCACTAGTGCTGCCTACCACACCCTTGCACTATATCCGTATATATATATACGGGTTCATACCAGCCCGGTATAAATGTGGTGCCGCCTATCAGGTAGGCACCactattaaaatgatatatatattttttaatcaagGCTGTTAGAATTTTAGGGTGGGCATGAATGTacttaggggtgagcattcgatcaaatcgaatcgaatcgaatcgaaaattttcgagttaatcgagttttcaaatctcattttatcatcataactttatttgaagttttatcaaatcgagtcgagtgagatggaattcgaatcgaatcgaatcaaatatatttactcgagttaaattttaaaaaataattttgggtccttataaccactgtcacccatcgtaataaaatttgtccaccttaatcaaattttttattaactttcatcgcctcataatttatttattaattttttatatactggttagcttctttacttgcttagttgtttcaattatcttcatattcttgtcactatatattttgaattaaaaaatatattaaatgtaaaaatatattttttaataaaagttattttaaaaataaaatgtgaaattgataccaatataaaattttaacacgaatattttatggcataattaataattcaattttaatataaatattcaatatgactaaacaattcaataatataaataatataaaatgtgaaatttaatttaataatataaatggtagatataaataaaattattactatttatgtttagtgatttttttggataattttaatttttatttaagagtaaagggtgagaagtaaaagtttagggggaaaataaaaagttttggagaataaaagtttgagggaaaataaatagggagagtaaaattttggagggaaaatattaaaaaaaattggagggggagggtttggggtagatgagtggtgggatgggaagggaataaaagttttaaggAAAAAGtgagagtaaaaattttggggaaaaataaaaggttttgagggtttttgggagtaaaattttgagaaaaagtagttaggagagtaaaattttggtgggaaataaaTTTTGGGTAGATTGAGGGGTTGGGAGGGGAtagaagtaaaagttttggggggaaagtgggaaggagtaaaagttttgagggaaaagtaaaaaggtttgggagtttggggtaaaaatgtaaaatattatagtttgatattcgaattattcgagttattcaaattcaaaaacccaactcgattcaaactcgaaatttgaaaaaaaaattcgagttgattcgaataactcgattaacttgaataactcgattcgtttaactcgaaatttgaatttttttcaattttttcgagtcgaatcgaattttgcttaCCTCTAAAGGTACTATTTCGGTACATAATCCCTTTGACATACCATtttagtatattatttttatttttatattattcaagtAAAAAAGCCGTGAGTTAATGCCGAATTAATTTATGACaccaaattaattaataacattattaatatatataattaattgagataataacttgtaaatattaaaataaaaatgtataaagttcattaaaatgagaattaaaattttattaatcttaTTAGTTTTGATTCAAATCTCaccttatatatttttaattgatttttgatttttgtaatgaaaaaaattaaaatacccttaaataatataacttaatttaattataaataaatatttttgtaattttttaatcgGTTAAGAGTGAGCAGTAGATGAAAAATAAGGAATTAGGGACAAAATTTCTGTTTTGGGTTTTCCAAGATTGCCTTATCATAAAAGGGACACGTGTTGTCGTGCGAAAAGATTTCGTTCAACAGCTAATTACTGCACCTTGCAGTGACAGATGACAAActcaaatgcaaaaaaaaaaggataaacgTAAAACGACATGATATAACAGATAAAACGACATTGAACTTCCGTGAATACCTCCTTTAGAGAATATCGTTTCCCGTAGCCCATAGCTTATTGAAGCTCCTGCTTGCTTTCCTTTGCTTCAGCAGAGCGACACAaacgaagaagaaaagaaatataataaaataatttcaaaattatttacataaATATGGCGTTTGGCGCCAAAAAGGTGGGCCATGTGGTCTCTGGTATTGGTGGCAACGGAATGGGCCAGATTTTGGCCGCCATGGCCGCCGCACTCTTGATTCGCTTGTTCTCCGGGCCTGGCCCAGCTAGCTTGCCGGAAGATGAAACCTGTGAAGAAAACGACTCCGTCAACGGAGATGATGCTCCGCCATCAGCTGGCAAAGTTCTTCCGGTCACCATAACGTGGAGGAACATCACATGTTCCCTCTCCGATAAACACTCAAAATCAGTAAGTAAATAGTAGTAACAGTTttcctctgttttttttttccctttaattcaTTTATTGTTATGCATTTTTGCCTGGCTTCTAAGAAGATGCAAAAGGAAAATTGAAAACATATTTGAGCTTCGAATTGAAACTGGAAATGGTAGGACTTGTTTGTCTTTTAAATATGATAGTTATTTATTTTACGATAGGTTCGCTTTCTGCTTAAAGATGTGAGTGGAGAGGCAAAACCTGGAAGATTACTCGCCGTAATGGGGCCATCAGGATCAGGAAAAACCACTCTGTTAAACGTTCTGGCGAGTCAGATTTTGGCATCACCGCGGTTGGCGTTGTCAGGTCTTTTGGAGTTCAATGGAAAGCCCAGTTCAACTAAAGCTTACAAGTAATGACATTATTAACTTTGAAATCATTAGAAGTGTAGTTTATATATGGGTTTTGATGGCATTTATAAGACTGTTTGTTGGTTCTTGTAGATTTGctatgttaaaaatttgaaaatctagGGATGAGGTATAAACCTATAATAATTGAGTTGAATATGTGACTACTAgcactataaaataatatataatatataatcacAAGGTAAAAAGTGTTAGGTATCCCATAATGATAACAAAAGGATGTGAGTATTATAATCTTAATAGACCCAtgacataaatatgttagagtgttataattacgggaacattCATGATGGGAACTACCTATGTGAGTAGGAGTGTGGTCGCTTCTAAGAGCTTAAGAGTTTGGCTCTGAcaacactcatgaaaagaggttACATATACATGACCGTAATACTGTGCATTGATTGGTGTTGGAATTGTTGTGTGCGATGTGTTCGGTTAGTCAAATGGAATAGCTGGTTCAAAGCATAATTtaccatgcaatttcgattaacttgaacatgttttcactaagtgaaaaTTTCATCGTAAGACATCTTCATTTATGCAATCAATTTTCAAGATTATCAAAATCTAGAAGCGACCCAAAAGTTATGCCAATTGGTTATTAGCTAAAAGTTGTCACTATTTATAGTGATGAGTTATGTCTCTTGTTACTAAGAGTTATGtttcttaattattaataaaGAGTCATTATTATTCAAGTAGACTCTATTgataattatgtttattgttaAAAGATGTGATTATCCATTGGATAAAAGAGACATAAGAACTCTCATAAATAGGAGTGAAATTTCATTTGCATGTACACCAAAAAGACATGGAAGTAAAGTTTCTTTCTATTCTTCCACCATCTTTTATATTGttaaattctttatagaaattgatatccTTACTGTGCTCCGCTCAGTGCTCAATGGATTGTTTCTGTCAAGTGCAAAACGTAAATAGTCATGGGATATCTTTGAGATTCATTTGCCGTAACTCTTTTGCACATCATAATATAGATGGGGCGAATAGAATCTTAAAGAAAGTGACATTGATACACGCCTTGAAACCTGTGTTAATTTCTCATGAGTTCATTTTTATCCCCCACACACTAACTTTTTGATGGCATTTCTAAGACTGACTGTTGGTTCTTGTAGATTTGCTTATGTCCGACAGGAGGATCTTTTCTTCTCCCAGTTGACAGTTCGAGAAACATTATCTCTTGCTGCAGAACTTCAGCTTCCAGAGATATCTTCCATAGAAGAGAGAGATGAATATGTGAACAATCTCTTATTTAAGCTAGGCTTGGTAAGAATAACTTGATTTCTGTATGCTGGAGATATATGAAATTGTGAGGCTTGCAGACATATTACTTTCATTGTCTTAGCTGCCATTTGCTTTACATAATAattgagagagagagaaattaGCTGCTTCACTGGAACCTATCAGCTATGCTACCACCCTATATTACTAATTGTATGATCTTTGCTTTTGGGTTAATACAATGTGGTAAGAAAGAGGTTTGCTCAATTTATAGTCAATTATCATTAACATTTTTATCCTGATACAGTTTTTCTTTCTGGGTGATCTTGTTATTCATTCTCCAAAAGGTCAGCTGTGCCGATTCAATTATTGGTGATGCCAAAGTTCGTGGGATCAGTGGTGGTGAAAAGAAACGCTTATCATTAGGTTGTGAACTGATTGCAAGTCCATCTGTCATATTTGCTGATGAACCCACAACTGGTATGCATGATTAAGCATAATGTAATCTTCTTGTAAGATAGCTCTTGTTACTCAATCTTTTTCCTATGTTACATTTGATCACATTATTTCTAACTGGTTTCTGAATGCTTAACAAAAACCATCCATCATGATAATATCTATGCTTGATTAATTGCCTCCTCAGTAATTCCGAATTGCTATCATCTGGTAATGAATGTCAGACACCTAAGAAGTATTGATAGAGCATGTGGGgtgcaaagaaaaaaaatgtagcCGAGAGTGATAATTTCCTGAAGTTCTTCATAAAACATCCAGAAGTGACAATTTCACATACCATGCCATGTCCAAATCAATTAGTTGCAACCTTTATTGTAGAATAATCAGGGTTTTCCTGTGAGGTTGATCTCAGTTTTTCTAGGTAATCTTGGAACACTTAACTAAAACCCATCTATCATGTAATATCCATGATTGCCCAATTGTGTCCTCAGTTATTCACAATTTGTATCCTAAAGAACTAATCTTAGACTCCTAAGAAGCAATGATATAGCATGTGTGGGGTGCAAAGTACAAAATGTAGTTAAGAGTGCTACATTTTGGAAGTTCTTCATAGAATTTGTGCCATTTATAGAGCATGAACAAGACAAAATTCGATTTTACATACCGTATCATGTCCAAATCAATCAGTTAGACCCTAAACCTGAATTAGTGTATGGTCATTAATATTTTTACCAGAGTTGATTTTGGTTTTCCAGTTAGACCCTAAACCTGAATTAGTGTATGGTCATTAATATTTTTACCAGAGTTGATTTTGGTTTTCCAATTTCTTCTTGTGTATTCAGGACTTGATGCTTTCCAAGCTGAGAAAGTAATGGAAACTCTCCGCCTGCTTGCACAAGATGGTCATACTGTAATTTGCTCAATACATCAGCCTAGAGGTTCAGTATATGGTAAATTTGATGACATTGTGTTGCTAACAGAGGGCACACTTGTTTATGCTGGCCCGGCACGTGATCAGCCGCTGGAATACTTCTCCAGATTTGGGTTGTTATCAAACTTTGCTCCTGTTAATTATGGAATGCAATGTCTGCCTGCATGCTATGATTCTTTATTCAGTCTCAATAAATTTAATTCTGATTGTCTGATTTTTATTGACTGCGACTTGTGAGGAAGAGACATGTAAATATCTtctgtttaaaaatatttaacctcTGAAAAGGTGCATTGTTGGATTTAGGACTAAACTTATCCATCAAGTTTACCTGCTAGGAATCCCGATTagcatcaatattacttgtatgcTGGATGAGATTTCTAATGTAACTCTAGCACTCCTATTATGCTTGAAATGTAGCTGCATGTGTCCACATCAGTCAGcttaaggaaaaagagaaaaagagaaaaaatagatatttccatggCCTCATCATTTACCAATATACCGTTAATATGTGATACTGACGCATCCCTTTGCACATGATCTTGTGGACtagttatatttttcattttgtttatgGAAGTGGATGATCTAaatattctctttctctctctctctctctctctctctctctctctccatatatatatatatgttgtttcATTGATATCATAATTAAACGGCTTTGAGAATCATGAGCTGGTTTTTTTCCCCTCTGCTTTTGTTTGCTTTAATAAACAAGCTATTATTTGAACTCTGCATCTAGATGGAAATTATCTTACAACAAAGTACCAGAATCTGAAATGATGAGACTTATTCTTGAATATTGATTAATCAACAGGTACCAGTGTCCAGATCATGTAAATCCTGCTGAATTTTTGGCTGATCTTATATCCATTGACTACAGTTCTTCTCACAGTGTCTACTCTTCTAAGAAAAGAATTGATGCTCTCGTTGAAGCATTCTCAACACAGTCGTCAGCAGTTCTTTATGCCACTCCTCTTACTGGAAAGACTGGTCCTAAGCAGGGCATGAAGTTTGGCAAGAAAATCGCTGCTAAGAGGAAAGGGGGATGGTGGAAACAATTCTGGTTGCTTCTAAAACGTGCATGCATGCAAGTTGGTTTTTCTACTATTTAGTATAATTTTATGtctatttagtttttatttgatATCTTTAAGGTTTAAGGACATGATAGAATATAGGAACAATCATTCCCTTAAATTCATTGGTTTGATTAAGAAATTGTCGTAATTCATTTGTCTGATATTTAGCTGCTTCATTTTACCCAGTCTGGCCAAGCATTCTAATGATGTAATCAATTTCTAACATCCAGTGTTTTATTCATTCCCTGAAGCCAGAAcaacaatgaaaaaaataaaagtcctaaaatcaataaaatcattGTATAACATGTTAGTCTCCTTTTGTGAGGTTTTTTCATACAAGTCTTgctaatttcatttttcttttactttgtgTGGCTGTGTGTGTGCATGTATTCAAAATGATCATAACTTCTGTTCCTTTTTATTCTTTGACAAAATGGTTGGCCAGGCTTCTCGTGATGGACCAACAAATAAAGTTAGAACTAGAATGTCAATTGCATCAGCTATAATATTTGGATCTGTTTTCTGGAGAATGGGAAGATCTCAAACGTCCATACTAGACAGAATGGGTTTGCTTCAGGTATGAACCCTTTGGTTTCCTTAAAATTCTTGCTCTCTTTTCTGCTATAAAATCGCGACCATGCAATTTTTGCAGTACATGAAGTCCCTTTGATCCTACTCTAGGCTCTGATTTGTGTTTTTCGTAAGAAAGTGGACCAAAATGAATGGTTCAAGTGTTTTTGATGGGGGAGGTTAG contains:
- the LOC107922192 gene encoding ABC transporter G family member 7 — protein: MAFGAKKVGHVVSGIGGNGMGQILAAMAAALLIRLFSGPGPASLPEDETCEENDSVNGDDAPPSAGKVLPVTITWRNITCSLSDKHSKSVRFLLKDVSGEAKPGRLLAVMGPSGSGKTTLLNVLASQILASPRLALSGLLEFNGKPSSTKAYKFAYVRQEDLFFSQLTVRETLSLAAELQLPEISSIEERDEYVNNLLFKLGLVSCADSIIGDAKVRGISGGEKKRLSLGCELIASPSVIFADEPTTGLDAFQAEKVMETLRLLAQDGHTVICSIHQPRGSVYGKFDDIVLLTEGTLVYAGPARDQPLEYFSRFGYQCPDHVNPAEFLADLISIDYSSSHSVYSSKKRIDALVEAFSTQSSAVLYATPLTGKTGPKQGMKFGKKIAAKRKGGWWKQFWLLLKRACMQASRDGPTNKVRTRMSIASAIIFGSVFWRMGRSQTSILDRMGLLQVTAINTAMAALTKTVGVFPKERAIVDRERAKGSYALGPYLLSKLIAEIPVGAAFPLMFGAVLYPMARLHPTFSRFGKFCGIVTVESFAASAMGLTVGSMVPTTEAAMALGPSLMTVFIVFGGYYVTADNTPIIFRWIPRASLIRWAFQGLCINEFTGLKFDCQNSFDIQTGEQALYRYSLGGTCIRDTVIAQSRILLFWYSTTYLLLEKNKPKYLLLKAPASEQIEPKLKLEPLLETDQPPPLKQVEQNQQVESTPVDQTEPFILEGAK